The following is a genomic window from Haloarcula sp. DT43.
AGTCCCCGCTCGGATAGTTCAGTCAGTCGCAACAGAAGCAGCGGGGTCGGGCGGACAGTGTACCGACGAGAGGCGACTGCCTCACTTCGTTCGGCGCTGCGACTCTCGGGGTTCGAATCCTTGACTACTGCGACTCGCTTCGCTCGTCGATTAGCGACGGTAGAAGTGGGTTCGGGCGGATTTGAACCGCCGGCCTCCTCCATGTCAAGGAGGTGTCATAACCGACCTAGACCACGAACCCTCACTGCGAGGTACACCTCATTGTTCCCGGTGGGTGTAATTGAAGGTTTCGAATTCCGTATCGCTACGTCGTCTGTTGATTGCCCACACATTTCCGTCGACGGCGGGGGGTCCCGATAGGCTTAAGTCAATGTACGGATTTGTACATTACAACACGAAAGAGTCCATTGGTGAATACAATGAAAGAGTACATCGAACGCGTTACTGACGGCGAGGACCTGACACAGGACGAGGCTCGGGCCGTTGCGACGACGGTCTTCGAGGACGCGACCGAGGCCCAAATCGGTGCGCTTCTGGCCGCACTGCGGGCCAAGGGGGAGACCGAGGCCGAGATAGCCGGCTTCGCGGAGGGGATGCGCGACGCCGCACGGACCATCCGACCCGAACGGGAGGGGCTGGTCGACACCTGCGGGACGGGCGGCGACGACTACAACACCATCAACGTCTCGACGACGAGCGCCATCGTGGCCGCCGGGGCCGGCGTCCCGATTGCCAAACACGGCAACTACTCCGTCTCCTCCTCGTCGGGGAGCGCCGACGTGCTCGAAGAGGTCGGCGTCGACATCGAGGCCGAACCGCCGGAGGTCGAGGAGACAATCGAGCGTGAGGGTATCGGCTTCATGCTCGCGCCCGTGTTCCACCCGGCGATGAAGGCCGTCATCGGCCCGCGCCAGGAACTGGGCATGCGGACCGTCTTCAACATCCTCGGGCCGCTGACGAACCCCGCCGACGCCGACGCGCAAGTGCTGGGCGTCTACGACCCGGACCTCGTTCCGGTGATGGCCGAGGCGCTTGCTCGCCTGGACGTCGAGCGGGCACTGGTCGTCCACGGCGACGGCCTCGACGAAATCGCCATCCACGGCGAGACGGCCGTCGCGGAGGTCACCGGCGACCGCATCGCGGAGTACACCATCACGCCGGAGGACATGGGCCTGGAGACCCACGACATCGAGGACATCGCGGGCGGTGAGCCCGCGGAGAACGCGGCCGACCTCCGCGGCATCGTCTCGGGCGAGGTCACCGGCGCGAAGCGGGACATCATCCTCGCCAACGCCGGCGCGGCCATCTACGTCGCCGGCGTCGCCGACACACACGAGGCGGGCGTCGAACAGGCCCGGCAGGCCATCGAATCGGGCGCGGCGGCCGACAAACTCGACGACCTCATCGGGGCATGACGCGCGTGAAAATCTGTGGCGTAACGGACGGCGCGGACCGCGACGCCGTCGTCGCGGCCGGCGCTGACGCGGTCGGCGTCATCCACGGCGTCCCGGTCGACACGCCTCGCGAGGTCGACGAGGAGCAGGCCGAGACGCTCGTCGGCGGCGTCCCGCCGTTCGTGACGAGCGTGCTGGTGACGATGCCGACGACGGTCCAGGAGGCCGTCAGGCGCGTCGACGGCGTCGAACCCGACGCCGTGCAGGTCCACGACGGGCTCTCGCCGTCGGAACTCGGGGCCCTCGACAGCCGAATCTCCCAGCAAATCGTCGCCGTGGTCGCGGCGGACGCGCCGGACATCGAGGAGTACGCCGCCCACGCCGACGCCCTGCTCGTGGACTCGGTCGACGCCGACGGCGGCGGCGGCACAGGCGAGACTCACGACTGGGAGCGCACGCGCGAGGTCGTCGCCTCGCTGGACGCCCCCGTCGTGCTGGCCGGCGGGCTGACCCCCGAGAACGTCGCGGCGGCCGTCGAGACGGTCGACCCGTTCGCCGTCGACGTGGCCAGCGGCGTCGAGCAGTCGGGCGGTCGGAAGGACCACGACGCCGTCGAGCGGTTCGTCCGCAACGCCACGCGAGCGACGGGGGGTGCAGCATGACTCTCGACGTCTCCCGCGAGGCGTTCGTCGACCACGCCGAGGCCGACCGGCCGGTCGTCGTCCGCGCGGCCGCGGAACTGGACGTCGACGTGGAGCCGCTGACCGCGTACGCGGCCCTGACCGGCCGCACGAGCGACGTGGCCGCCAGCGACTACACGTTCCTGCTTGAGAGCGCCGAGAAGGTCGCCTCCAGCGACCCCGACGGCGCGTTCGCGCCCGAGACCGACGACCGGCACGCCCGCTTCTCGTTCGTCGGCTACGACCCGCGGGCGGTCGTCACCGTGACCGGCGACGACAGCGAGGTCGAGGCGTTCGACGACCGCTACGCCGACCTCGTGACGACCGACGGCGGCGACGTGGTCGACGACCTCCGCGCCGCGATGCCGGACGTGGCGCTGCGGAACTTCCCGGAGATGGACCGTCAGCATCTCGACGGCGGCCTCGTCGGCTTCCTCTCGTACGACGCCGTCTACGACCTCTGGCTCGACGAGGTGGGCCTGGACCGCCCGGACTCGCGGTTCCCCGACGCCCAGTTCGTCCTGACCACGTCGACGGTCCGGTTCGACCACGTCGAGGAGACCGTCTCGCTGGTGTTCACGCCCGTCGTGAGACAGGACGAGGACGCGGGCGAGCGCTACGACGAGCTGGTCGCCGAAGCCGAGCGCGTCGAAGCTGTCCTCTCGGACCTCGACCCGCTCTCGAC
Proteins encoded in this region:
- the trpD gene encoding anthranilate phosphoribosyltransferase: MKEYIERVTDGEDLTQDEARAVATTVFEDATEAQIGALLAALRAKGETEAEIAGFAEGMRDAARTIRPEREGLVDTCGTGGDDYNTINVSTTSAIVAAGAGVPIAKHGNYSVSSSSGSADVLEEVGVDIEAEPPEVEETIEREGIGFMLAPVFHPAMKAVIGPRQELGMRTVFNILGPLTNPADADAQVLGVYDPDLVPVMAEALARLDVERALVVHGDGLDEIAIHGETAVAEVTGDRIAEYTITPEDMGLETHDIEDIAGGEPAENAADLRGIVSGEVTGAKRDIILANAGAAIYVAGVADTHEAGVEQARQAIESGAAADKLDDLIGA
- a CDS encoding phosphoribosylanthranilate isomerase, with protein sequence MTRVKICGVTDGADRDAVVAAGADAVGVIHGVPVDTPREVDEEQAETLVGGVPPFVTSVLVTMPTTVQEAVRRVDGVEPDAVQVHDGLSPSELGALDSRISQQIVAVVAADAPDIEEYAAHADALLVDSVDADGGGGTGETHDWERTREVVASLDAPVVLAGGLTPENVAAAVETVDPFAVDVASGVEQSGGRKDHDAVERFVRNATRATGGAA